One window of Oryza brachyantha chromosome 12, ObraRS2, whole genome shotgun sequence genomic DNA carries:
- the LOC102702624 gene encoding uncharacterized protein LOC102702624 isoform X1 has protein sequence MVLAEAARGRLLAALRPWLAADPRELRVELGLLRSRAVARGVELDAAALGAAVPGSFPARVDRVAVAEVELVASPWVAPGLEAVVRCVELVLTLREPAPKKQRPDIKEWVSKEKKRVIASMDPQGEILHEKIENLVSSLEEKFASVFSSALLNCSQVRLDDVTIQVRYLDDSHFFILRTSDLQFGPEHAFRFSLFRGLVQSSMPSRKKNHLLVKCAYFEFLLKENDQIDCTASFTGTTGSVRLDNLQLTAFGIHVTSALWEIAPKAIPSLMVILETTSQKEDYEVRSGRELWKIAAHKLKNSIACHRLSLSKAISCASFWQRYVHAYISLLSLVGYPSEKVIKKNCNRVKSTRKVRETIRDHLKTVIELEEKIPVEAIARGRRAARSKLTVSQQQGEQELSKALLASYTLIFLSPILYLWKFLIFICWPMWRFVSSGRGWRSCAHVFPCAFDDSEIEVQLSICLGELSVTFIPLGGHFTGTPKLNKGNKGYHIDIPAVHLVIKSSCILYTACCTTQSFFFVIGELKANLSGIPKLSQSTNGSITRRNSSFGTEEFAEDTNAVIILWSDSASMHPFSGKQPNESFSYNGDSSVALLQSDMEQLWSFWTVVSTFYNDSGVMHHGKPSVIFEFKSFLVDPYRSTSGFQHCRFTVGRISLDLDYLCASSTYLLYRQFMHYKELKELTEKSAEFLNRSDSCATRTSGIVYKLRSLNQRLKLVIPYVIPENTLQISALIAGPSMRLIFDNNSLLPNSKNNQVPLFSQMNNKSHITLNLAYVECVIWPASLSSLTPMRAHSHVEESHNTFYGVKEQLEPHRLALESAGNVYSGTVALDACFKFSDLTLLVDHIESNHQSHILGPMSANFQLSTSWKYVSSFFVTRNILSINLGGGIVGCMAFLFMDDLFPIFQLIEGMQMLALNSELVEVKYSQCFIRRLVSSCSNHIEGSTMDTGENIIQKETVDRHTDLKVEMELYLEPIHIIINASQDGLVLNPAMFSNSDVNYISSSPVFEGVAAQESLDILALGVWFCCRSSSLKLLLDGQCTDFLVSLSGIQSVVFENQPQMSICNDILQYSTMLSSSPYDKNQFIISDCVFHLCAGPNKESLINEKLQDEFRSSCSTDSLGIYYFIKLEFTEVYIGDYSMHNYLTEVNKPSKQKIMLLIHDDLQIVKCKIKGGLIFLETLSLAKFVLCCKNYFRLLMDLSSRAASNSVKDSRTSIYAGGDSSVTNRSPVCSSVHSQSEESQLSAVKCLDVDFSQFSLTLATADKSGTYHGLTLEVEASLQQSDLDMKMFEVKHFSISSISIIPDTGHLQLRVVSAPRFRSSKSVALPSQSEIQEYLPFVEADNVLTYDHNAPSSSNSTMESSTGNPSLEFSSHKNYILSHFSAYLKLEKKELNGDSNLMRSSGDWFGNGSVSGLEVTMSLSSIEIILSLYTPFHEILSSGSTQKEIQTGSPPHQELLDNMECCTVPDGAIVAIRDLDQQMYVSVKNTGSKYQVVGTYHYSLSGECALFKVKHHKGWRSDTPYISLLSLYAKTDEGKELALSFSHGSDLVEVSSSVEKPSSLWTTFPLRFDGFEDDSDDGKSCKIISRDSYHFVNKKNSYGIAFVDGLLEFVKKPGNPFKVKVLDESLFSDVPRPFIPNVNLDNNTYLDIDNELTFAMRDSLETGVSSQHVTISIDKIVFTITHEILDTGNVFPLVQSCISDTRIITQIFPSKIRILSSFKVVVQSFNARKYLWEELISPITSYVFLRYRFFDLVPVTRYSRMPLRFFVHLKQADIFFNELSIDTLLYVAGKLNVMGPYAVKSSVIFPNCCKIENNSRLTLVCHFQNNEDAIVSGQQSASVFLRHLTFEDNHPHDQNIVSISLFKEGAFSTAPINVFLQNSGIFAWRTRILSLKDSRSSSGPFVVVKVSQNSEEGLSLSVQPLLRIYNKSDFPLELRFQRPHKSNEEAAFVTVRSGDMVDESTGVFDSMDLSGGSKRALMSLALGNFMLSIRPEISECSENLGQITLVKWSEDITGEKAVRISGVMEKLNYNIRRAFSIDSMKSSFSSLSCDVSVDGQHVTDLHFLVHTLGREVPLHPTNGSPVFHRNAEVPLQLQREIFIYPTVQVYNFLQTDIHVILTDYEPENTREGNFDTIGKQATITSGSSAYLYVNPARFTFSVTLISYGLKSKAVNSSDWLKRIQKQTSRAQFLDVELEFVIGAGRFHSSLRLLRQEKGLLEVALFTRYALHNTSDYPLLCTASHKRSLPMSGTEKETINFPPQDGCILASMSMSSWFTRSSKLRISLHNEKGSEAFIDLEALSGFTEFSLEIQDNIMPRRKATFGMYLQPVLYDLPVPSQVVLIVPRYVFSNESATTISVRQCFVEDDVDGVAIEAKHRATLHTWKPEKRREVNYFDLFVKKHRNVSEDSHIFIQFCPKETGYGWSGPICVSSIGRFFVKFRRSQGMLTDEMKRGTLQSGKGKQFASVDVIQETASFVLHFTKPPKAALPYRIENFLNEASIMYFQKDSVESDVLHPGESEQYTWDDLSLPHKLVVRIIDTPALREIKIDKINPWKPFLKMSQNSRLNIDSSFNNGLSSGKQRFDESFGLRVFKIGYEVYADGLTRVLRICEHSDNPKADNIQRALANVQFRITSMCIHLLEKGQQGEEKAQSLSTILAARFQHVSADSVITDRYKHITLAIQSVNVDEKWEGASFGSILRRNKLQDATLSENMLRIIITLNSSNSSVKQVQYCSIILQPIDLKIDEETLMKIVPFWRTSLAPPGTPSTQFYFRHFEVHPIKIITSFRPGSPHTTYSSAQEALRALLHSVIKVPEISSSAVELNGVLLNHALVTFRELFLKCAQHYSWYVLRAIYVTKGSSLLPPSFASIFDDSASSVIDVFFDPSDGSLNLPGLTIGMFKFISKNMKSGGISGTKRYLGDLGKTVKTASSNALFAAVTEISDSVVRGAEANGFNGMVTGFHQGILRLAMEPSVLGQAILEGGPDRKIKLDHSPGLDELYIEGYLQAMLDVMYKQEYLRIRVIDDQVILKNLPPNSALINEIVDNVKSFLVSKGLLKGDSSTIRPLRHLRNEPEWRIAPTVLTLAEHLFVSFAVRVLHREATKAIAGITSRAKKPTGDGDGDGESPSSSSSSSMGVFARRSSRLWSVGRFAVSGMVAYVDGRLCRHIPNPIARRIVSGFLLSFIDSRDNQ, from the exons ATGGTgctcgcggaggcggcgcgggggcggctGCTGGCGGCGCTGCGCCCGTGGCTGGCGGCGGACCCGCGGGAGCTGCGGGTGGAGCTGGGGCTCCTCCGctcccgcgccgtcgcgcgcggGGTCGAGCtcgacgccgcggcgctcggtgccgccgtgccggggTCCTTCCCGGCCAGGGTCGACCGcgtggccgtcgccgaggTCGAGCTCGTCGCCTCGCCCTGGGTCGCCCCCGGGCTCGAAGCCGTCGTGCGTTGCGTGGAGTTGGTGCTCACCCTCAG GGAGCCTGCGCCAAAGAAGCAACGCCCCGACATCAAGGAGTGGGTCTccaaggagaagaaaagagtAATCGCATCAATGGACCCTCAG GGTGAAATATTGCATGAGAAGATTGAAAACTTGGTTAGCTCCCTGGAAGAAAAGTTTGCCTCAGTATTTTCCAGTGCACTTCTAAACTGTAGTCAGGTTCGACTTGATGATGTCACGATACAAGTCCGATATCTTGATGATTCTCATTTTTTCATATTGAGGACAAGTGACTTGCAATTTGGTCCTGAGCATGCCTTCCGTTTCTCTCTATTCAGAGGATTAGTTCAATCTTCTATGCCATCTAGAAAGAAGAACCATCTGCTTGTCAAATGTGcttattttgagtttttgcTGAAGGAGAATGATCAAATAGACTGCACTGCATCTTTCACTGGGACAACTGGTTCTGTTAGGTTAGACAATCTTCAACTTACTGCTTTTGGAATTCATGTTACCAGTGCATTATGGGAAATTGCACCCAAAGCTATTCCATCGTTGATGGTGATATTGGAAACTACGAGCCAAAAGGAAGATTATGAGGTTAGGAGTGGTAGAGAACTTTGGAAAATAGCTGCGCACAAGCTTAAAAACTCAATAGCATGTCACAGACTTTCTTTAAGCAAGGCCATAAGTTGTGCTTCTTTCTGGCAGCGCTATGTTCATGCTTATATCTCGTTATTATCATTAGTTGGATATCCTTCTGAAAaggttattaaaaaaaactgcaatAGGGTAAAAAGCACCAGGAAAGTCAGGGAAACTATAAGGGATCATTTGAAAACTGTAATTGAATTAGAGGAGAAAATCCCTGTAGAAGCTATTGCTAGAGGGCGGCGTGCAGCGCGTTCAAAACTAACTGTGTCGCAGCAACAGGGCGAGCAAGAATTATCAAAAGCACTTTTGGCTTCTTACACGTTGATATTTCTCTCACccatattatatttatggaaGTTTCTTATATTCATATGCTGGCCAATGTGGAGATTTGTGAGCTCTGGCAGAGGGTGGAGATCTTGTGCACACGTTTTTCCTTGTGCTTTTGATGATTCAGAAATTGAGGTTCAGCTCAGCATATGCCTTGGTGAACTCTCTGTAACATTTATACCTCTCGGTGGTCACTTCACTGGTACACCAAAGTTGAACAAAGGGAACAAGGGCTATCACATTGATATACCTGCAGTACATCTTGTAATAAAATCATCATGCATACTTTACACAGCTTGTTGCACTACacagtcatttttttttgtaattggTGAATTGAAGGCCAACCTTTCTGGTATCCCAAAGTTGTCACAATCAACCAATGGCAGCATTACTAGGAGGAATTCATCTTTTGGAACAGAAGAGTTTGCTGAAGATACTAATGCAGTGATAATACTCTGGAGTGACTCTGCCAGTATGCACCCATTTTCTGGAAAACAGCCCAACGAGTCCTTTTCCTACAATGGTGATTCATCTGTTGCCCTTCTACAGAGTGATATGGAGCAGCTGTGGTCCTTCTGGACAGTAGTAAGCACTTTCTACAATGACTCAGGTGTGATGCATCATGGAAAACCTTCTGttatttttgaattcaaatcatTTCTCGTTGATCCTTACAGAAGTACAAGTGGTTTTCAGCACTGTAGATTTACAGTTGGGAGGATAAGCCTTGATTTGGATTACCTGTGTGCTTCATCAACTTATCTGCTCTACAGGCAATTCATGCACTACAAAGAGCTGAAAGAACTAACTGAAAAATCAGCAGAGTTTTTGAACAGAAGTGATAGCTGTGCAACACGTACAAGTGGAATTGTTTATAAGTTGAGATCATTGAACCAGAGGCTGAAGCTTGTGATTCCATATGTTATTCCAGAAAATACCCTTCAGATTTCAGCACTCATTGCAGGTCCAAGTATGAGGTTAATCTTTGATAATAACAGCCTGTTGCCAAACAGCAAAAATAATCAAGTCCCCCTGTTTTCTCAGATGAATAACAAGTCCCACATAACTCTCAACCTTGCCTATGTCGAATGTGTTATCTGGCCAGCATCTCTATCGTCTTTAACTCCTATGAGAGCTCATTCGCATGTCGAAGAATCACATAATACATTTTATGGTGTGAAGGAGCAGCTAGAACCTCATCGTTTAGCACTCGAAAGTGCAGGAAATGTTTATTCAGGGACTGTTGCATTGGATGCTTGCTTCAAATTTTCTGATTTAACTCTTTTGGTAGATCATATAGAGTCAAATCACCAGTCTCACATTCTTGGACCAATGTCAGCCAATTTTCAGCTGTCAACAAGCTG GAAGTATGTCAGTTCCTTCTTTGTCACCAGAAACATTCTCTCAATAAACTTGGGAGGAGGGATTGTTGGTTGTATGGCTTTCCTTTTCATGGATGATTTGTTTCCCATTTTCCAG CTTATTGAAGGCATGCAAATGTTGGCATTGAATTCTGAGTTGGTTGAAGTAAAGTATTCCCAATGCTTTATTCGAAGGTTAGTATCGTCTTGCAGCAATCATATTGAGGGAAGCACAATGGATACTGGTGAGAATATTATCCAGAAAGAAACTGTTGACCGTCATACAGATCTCAAGGTTGAGATGGAACTCTATTTAGAACCAATACACATCATCATTAATGCTTCGCAGGACGGACTTGTCTTAAATCCTGCTATGTTCTCCAACAGTGACGTAAACTACATCAGCAGCTCACCTGTGTTTGAGGGTGTAGCAGCACAGGAATCACTTGACATATTAGCTTTAGGTGTTTGGTTTTGCTGCAGAAGCTCTTCTCTGAAACTTCTTCTTGATGGACAATGCACAGACTTCCTTGTTAGCTTGTCTGGAATTCAATCTGTGGTCTTCGAGAACCAACCTCAGATGAGTATTTGTAATGATATACTGCAGTACAGCACCATGCTTAGCAGCTCTCCATATGACAAGAATCAGTTCATTATATCAGATTGTGTATTTCATCTATGTGCTGGTCCTAATAAAGAGAGCCTGATCAATGAGAAATTGCAAGATGAATTTAGAAGTAGTTGCAGTACTGATTCTTTGGGaatttactattttatcaAACTTGAATTTACCGAGGTTTATATTGGAGACTACAGCATGCACAATTATTTAACTGAAGTCAATAAACCAAGCAAACAGAAAATCATGCTGCTGATTCATGATGATCTTCAGAttgtcaaatgcaaaatcaAG GGTGGTTTGATCTTCCTGGAAACATTATCTCTAGCTAAGTTTGTTTTATGTTGCAAAAATTACTTTCGGCTTCTTATGGATCTCTCATCACGGGCAGCTTCCAACTCAGTAAAAGATTCAAGAACTTCAATATATGCAGGAGGTGACTCTAGTGTGACCAACAGATCACCTGTGTGTAGCAGTGTTCATTCCCAAAGTGAGGAATCACAATTGAGTGCCGTCAAATGTCTTGATGTCGATTTTTCTCAGTTTTCTCTTACTCTTGCCACTGCAGACAAATCAG GTACATACCATGGATTAACTCTTGAAGTTGAAGCAAGTCTTCAACAATCAGATCTTGATATGAAGATGTTTGAAGTAAAGCATTTTTCGATTTCCAGTATTAGTATCATTCCTGATACTGGCCATTTACAATTGAGAGTTGTATCAGCACCCCGTTTTCGATCCAGCAAGTCTGTTGCTCTTCCATCTCAGTCAGAAATCCAAGAATATCTTCCCTTCGTAGAAGCAGATAATGTGCTTACTTATGATCACAATGCTCCTTCAAGCTCAAATTCTACAATGGAAAGTTCGACAGGCAACCCATCACTAGAATTTTCTTCACACAAGAATTATATCCTTAGTCATTTCTCTGCTTATCTGAAGCttgagaaaaaagaattgaATGGAGATTCTAACCTGATGCGCTCAAGTGGTGATTGGTTTGGAAATGGTTCTGTTTCAGGTTTGGAGGTGACAATGTCACTCTCAAGCATCGAG ATTATCTTGTCTTTATACACTCCATTTCATGAGATTCTGAGCTCTGGCTCAACTCAGAAGGAAATACAGACTGGTAGTCCCCCTCACCAGGAATTGCTGGATAATATGGAATGTTGTACTGTACCTGATG GAGCAATCGTGGCCATACGGGACCTTGATCAACAGATGTATGTATCAGTAAAAAACACTGGAAGTAAGTACCAAGTGGTTGGCACATACCATTATTCTCTTTCTGGTGAATGTGCATTATTTAAG GTGAAACACCATAAGGGGTGGAGATCAGATACACCATACAtttctcttttatctttatatgcAAAAACTGATGAAGGCAAAGAACTGGCTCTTAGTTTCTCTCATGGATCAGATTTGGTTGAAGTTTCTTCATCTGTTGAAAAGCCTTCTTCACTTTGGACCACATTCCCTCTTAGGTTTGATGGTTTTGAGGATGACAGTGATGATGGTAAATCTTGTAAGATTATTTCAAGAGACTCCTACCACTTTgtcaacaagaaaaacagttaTGGCATTGCATTTGTTGATGGCTTACTGGAATTTGTTAAAAAGCCAGGAAATCCATTTAAAGTGAAGGTTTTGGATGAATCTCTTTTTTCCGATGTCCCAAGGCCCTTTATACCCAATGTGAACTTGGACAATAACACTTACTTAGATATTGACAATGAATTAACTTTTGCTATGAGGGATAGCTTGGAAACTGGTGTTAGTTCACAACATGTAACTATCAGTATCGATAAGATCGTTTTTACCATTACCCATGAGATTCTTGATACTGGTAATGTTTTTCCACTTGTCCAAAGTTGCATAAGTGATACCCGTATTATCACACAAATATTCCCATCCAAAATCAGGATTCTAAGTTCATTCAAAGTTGTAGTGCAGTCCTTCAATGCAAGGAAATATCTGTG GGAGGAACTTATCTCACCTATCACTTCCTATGTGTTCCTCCGATATAGATTTTTTGACCTAGTTCCAGTTACTAGGTATAGCAGGATGCCCCTTCGGTTTTTTGTTCATTTAAAACAG GcggatatatttttcaatgagCTTTCAATTGACACTCTTCTTTATGTGGCTGGAAAGTTAAATGTTATGGGCCCATATGCTGTGAAAAGCTCTGTTATCTTTCCTAACTGCTGCAAG ATAGAAAACAACTCAAGGCTGACTCTTGTATGTCATTTCCAAAATAATGAGGATGCAATAGTTTCTGGACAACAGTCAGCTTCCGTTTTCTTGAG ACACTTGACATTTGAGGATAATCATCCACAtgatcaaaatattgtttctATTTCTTTGTTCAAGGAAGGGGCATTTTCAACCGCTCCAATTAATGTTTTTCTGCAAAATTCTGGCATATTTGCATGGAGGACCCGTATATTGTCTCTCAAAG ATTCAAGAAGTTCCTCTGGACCATTTGTTGTGGTCAAGGTCTCCCAGAACTCTGAG GAAGGGTTATCCCTTTCAGTTCAACCTTTGTTGAGGATCTACAATAAGAGTGACTTCCCCCTTGAACTTCGGTTTCAGAGGCCACACAAATCTAATGAAGAAGCAGCATTTGTCACAGTTAGAAGCGGAGACATGGTTGATGAATCTACCGGAGTATTTGACTCAATGGATTTATCTGGAGGATCCAAAAGAGCATTGATGTCTCTAGCTCTTG GAAATTTTATGTTGTCAATTAGACCTGAGATTTCTGAGTGTTCTGAAAACTTGGGTCAGATAACTCTAGTGAAATGGTCAGAGGACATTACCGGTGAAAAAGCTGTTCGCATATCTGGTGTTATGGAAAAGCTTAACTACAATATAAGAAGAGCCTTCAGTATTGATTCCATGAAGTCTTCTTTCAGCTCTTTGAGTTGTGATGTTTCTGTCGATGGTCAACATGTGACAGATCTTCATTTCTTAGTTCATACTCTAGGTAGAGAGGTTCCTTTGCATCCTACGAATGGAAGTCCTGTATTTCACAGGAATGCAGAAGTCCCATTGCAGTTACAGagagaaatttttatatacccAACTGTTCAAGTGTATAATTTCTTGCAGACAGACATACACGTGATTCTAACCGACTATGAACCAG AAAATACCAGAGAAGGTAACTTTGACACCATTGGCAAGCAAGCAACGATCACAAGTGGTTCAAGTGCTTATTTATATGTGAATCCTGCCAGGTTTACCTTTTCAGTCACGCTAATTTCATACGGTTTAAAGTCCAAGGCAGTTAATAGTAGTGATTGGCTTAAGAGAATACAAAAGCAGACAAGTCGAGCTCAATTTCTTGATGTAGAGCTAGAATTTGTTATTGGGGCTGGGAGATTCCATTCTTCTTTAAGATTATTACGTCAGGAGAAAGGCTTGTTGGAG GTTGCGCTGTTCACAAGATATGCACTACATAATACCAGTGACTACCCCTTATTGTGCACAGCTTCCCATAAAAGATCACTACCTAT GTCTGGAACTGAAAAGGAAACTATTAATTTTCCTCCTCAGGATGGTTGTATTCTGGCCTCAATGTCAATGAGCTCCTGGTTTACAAG GTCAAGTAAACTGCGAATAAGCCTACATAATGAAAAAGGATCAGAAGCTTTTATTGACCTGGAAGCATTGTCTGGCTTCACTGAATTTTCTCTGGAGATACAAGATAATATAATGCCTCGGAGAAAGGCTACATTTGGCATGTATTTGCAACCTGTTCTCTATGACTTGCCTGTGCCATCACAAGTTGTATTAATTGTTCCAAGATATGTTTTTTCAAATGAGTCTGCTACCACAATCTCTGTTCGACAATGTTTTGTTGAG GATGATGTAGACGGAGTGGCAATCGAAGCAAAACACAGGGCTACCTTACATACATGGAAACCTGAAAAAAGGCGAGAAGTAAACTACTTTGATTTGTTTGTTAAAAAGCACAGAAATGTGTCTGAGGATTCACACATTTTTATTCAGTTCTGCCCAAAAGAAACTGGGTATGGTTGGTCTGGACCAATTTGTGTTTCATCAATTGGCCGTTTTTTTGTGAAGTTTAGAAGATCACAAGGCATGCTAACAGATGAGATGAAAAGAGGCACCTTACAAAGTGGAAAAGGGAAACAATTTGCTTCTGTTGATGTCATACAAGAGACTGCTTCTTTTGTTCTACACTTCACTAAGCCTCCAAAGGCTGCACTACCATATCGAATAGAGAATTTCTTGAATGAAGCATCTATCATGTATTTCCAGAAG GATTCAGTTGAATCAGATGTATTACACCCCGGAGAATCGGAACAATATACATGGGATGACTTGAGCTTACCCCACAAGTTGGTTGTTCGAATTATTG ATACACCTGCATTGCGTGAAATTAAAATTGACAAAATAAATCCATGGAAGCCATTCTTGAAGATGAGTCAAAATAGCAGGCTTAATATTGATTCCTCATTCAATAATGGACTAAGTTCAGGaaaacaaagatttgatgaaTCATTTGGACTGAGGGTGTTTAAGATTGGCTATGAAGTGTATGCTGATGGTTTAACTAGAGTTTTACGGATATGTGAACACTCAGACAACCCCAAAGCTGATAACATTCAGCGCGCATTAGCAAATGTACAGTTCAGAATCACATCTATGTGTATTCATCTCCTTGAGAAGGGCCAGCAG GGAGAGGAAAAGGCCCAATCATTGTCTACAATCCTAGCAGCACGATTTCAACATGTATCTGCTGACTCAGTCATCACAGATAGATACAAGCATATCACTCTTGCAATTCAA TCAGTTAATGTGGATGAAAAATGGGAAGGAGCTTCATTTGGGTCAATTCTTAGGAGGAACAAGCTTCAGGATGCTACTCTCAGTGAAAATATGCTGCGGATAATCATTACACTGAATTCGAGCAACTCAAGTGTCAAACAAGTCCAATATTGTTCCATAATTCTACAG CCTATTGATCTGAAGATTGACGAGGAAACACTAATGAAGATTGTGCCATTTTGGAGAACATCCCTTGCTCCTCCTGGGACACCAAGcacacaattttattttaggcaTTTTGAAGTACATCCAATTAAG ATTATCACAAGCTTTCGACCTGGAAGTCCACACACAACTTATAGTTCTGCTCAAGAGGCTCTGAGAGCACTATTGCATAGTGTTATAAAG GTGCCTGAGATAAGCAGTTCAGCCGTGGAGCTTAATGGTGTTCTCCTAAATCATGCTTTAGTTACTTTTCGTGAGCTGTTTCTGAAATGTGCCCAGCATTATTCATG GTATGTCTTGAGGGCAATCTATGTAACAAAGGGAAGCTCATTGCTTCCTCCATCTTTTGCCTCAATATTTGATGATTCTGCTTCTTCTGTTATCGATGTTTTCTTTGACCCTTCTGATGGCTCACTCAACCTTCCAGGGCTTACCATAG GCATGTTTaagtttataagtaaaaatatgaaatcaGGCGGTATTTCTGGAACGAAGCGCTACCTTGGTGATCTTGGAAAAACT GTTAAAACTGCAAGTTCAAATGCACTCTTTGCTGCTGTAACAGAAATTTCAGATAGCGTTGTGAGAGGAGCAGAAGCCAATGGTTTCAATGGCATG GTTACTGGCTTCCACCAAGGTATTTTGAGATTAGCAATGGAGCCATCGGTGTTAGGACAGGCTATATTGGAGGGTGGTCCTGACAGAAAGATCAAACTTGACCATAGTCCTGGGCTCGATGAG CTATACATCGAAGGATACTTACAAGCCATGCTTGATGTCATGTACAAGCAAGAATATCTTCGTATCAGGGTGATTGATGACCAG GTTATTCTAAAGAATCTACCACCAAATAGTGCTCTCATAAATGAAATTGTCGACAATGTAAAAAGCTTTCTTGTGAGTAAGGGATTGCTGAAAGGAGATTCTTCCACAATTCGTCCCTTGCGACATCTGCGAAATGAGCCT GAGTGGAGGATTGCGCCGACGGTGCTCACCCTCGCAGAGCACCTGTTCGTGAGCTTCGCCGTGCGCGTGCTGCACCGGGAAGCCACCAAGGCCATCGCCGGCATCACGTCGAGAGCAAAGAAGCCTACCGGAGAtggagacggagacggcgagtcaccgtcgtcgtcgtcgtcgtcgtccatggGAGTCTTcgcgaggaggagcagcaggcTGTGGAGCGTCGGCAGGTTCGCCGTCTCCGGCATGGTCGCCTACGTCGACGGCCGGCTCTGCCGCCACATACCCAACCCCATCGCCAGGAGAATCGTCAGCGGCTTCCTCCTGAGCTTCATTGACAGCAGAGACAACCAGTAG